A DNA window from Hordeum vulgare subsp. vulgare chromosome 1H, MorexV3_pseudomolecules_assembly, whole genome shotgun sequence contains the following coding sequences:
- the LOC123449710 gene encoding DNA replication complex GINS protein PSF2, translated as MAGQSDPHLSLFSPSEVEFVAEDEIVEIVPNIRMEALNMICGDFGPFFPQIPSKVPLWLAVALKRRGKCTIRAPEWMTVERLTQVLDAERESPREFQPLPFHYIEISKLLFDHARDDITDAYLVRSLIEDIRDVRFHKVESGLETISGRTHAVKLKNLSAMEVNIVRPFMVRTLQAFYKHDSPQMIQQADNTGSRSTPVTDRGPRRDLRRR; from the exons ATGGCGGGGCAGTCCGACCCGCATCTCTCCCTCTTCTCGCCCTCCGAG gtggagttcgtGGCGGAGGACGAGATCGTGGAGATCGTCCCCAACATCCGCATGGAGGCCCTCAACATGATCTGC GGGGATTTCGGACCCTTCTTCCCCCAAATTCCAAGCAAGGTCCCTCTGTGGCTCGCTGTGGCGCTCAAGAGGCGTGGCAAGTGCACCATACGTGCACCCGAGTGGATGACTGTTG AGCGCTTAACACAGGTGTTGGATGCAGAAAGAGAATCACCTAGAGAATTTCAGCCATTACCATTCCACTATATTGAAATATCTAAGCTTCTGTTTGATCA TGCTCGTGATGACATCACAGATGCTTACTTG GTGAGATCTTTGATCGAGGATATCAGAGATGTCAGGTTCCATAAGGTAGAGAGTGGATTAGAGACAATATCTGGCCGTACTCATGCTGTGAAG CTAAAAAATCTCTCTGCAATGGAGGTGAATATCGTCCGTCCATTTATGGTGAGAACTTTGCAGGCGTTCTACAAGCATGACAGCCCGCAGATGATTCAGCAGGCAGACAATACAGGGAGCAGATCAACACCAGTCACAGACCGCGGTCCAAGA AGAGACCTAAGGCGCAGGTAA